The proteins below are encoded in one region of Aquisphaera giovannonii:
- a CDS encoding sigma-54 interaction domain-containing protein has translation MGLPGVLGESQGMREVFRTTRQVAPSRACVLIVGETGTGKELIARAIHDLSPRSTGPYIRVNCGALTESLLESELFGHVKGSFTGAVDNRTGRFEAAHTGSIFLDEINSTSPKLQVKLLRVLQEGEFERVGDNNTKKVDTRIVAATNRDLLDEIDSGRFREDLYYRLNVVPIYLPPLRERREDIEPLVLFFLKRYGEQNRREMRKVHPEAMRKLREHDWPGNVRELQNYVERSVILGTGPELLVEFLPPQLRGEAPPRPIRHRGGGADFPSLTVELVRQGIRAAGANANDLHDRIVGQVERELIQQVLQACDRVQIKAAARLGINRNTLHKKLSEYRIDENAPGGPARNGDGGEAGDAPSNPRADDPISDDE, from the coding sequence ATGGGCCTGCCCGGCGTCCTCGGCGAAAGCCAGGGGATGCGCGAGGTCTTCCGCACGACCCGACAGGTCGCGCCCTCCCGGGCCTGCGTCCTCATCGTCGGCGAGACCGGGACCGGCAAGGAGCTCATCGCCCGCGCCATCCACGACCTCAGCCCCAGGTCCACCGGCCCCTACATCCGTGTGAACTGCGGCGCTCTGACCGAGAGCCTGCTCGAGAGCGAGCTCTTCGGGCACGTGAAGGGCTCGTTCACCGGCGCCGTGGACAACCGGACGGGCCGGTTCGAGGCCGCGCACACCGGCTCCATCTTCCTCGACGAGATCAATTCCACCTCGCCCAAGCTCCAGGTTAAGCTGCTCCGCGTCCTCCAGGAGGGGGAGTTCGAGCGCGTCGGCGACAACAACACCAAGAAGGTGGACACGCGGATCGTCGCGGCCACGAACCGCGACCTGCTCGACGAGATCGACTCCGGCCGGTTCCGCGAGGACCTCTACTACCGGCTGAACGTCGTGCCGATCTACCTGCCGCCGCTCCGCGAGCGCCGGGAGGACATCGAGCCGCTGGTCCTCTTCTTCCTCAAGCGTTACGGCGAGCAGAACCGCCGGGAGATGCGGAAGGTCCACCCCGAGGCCATGCGCAAGCTCCGCGAGCACGACTGGCCGGGGAACGTCCGCGAGCTCCAGAATTACGTCGAGAGGTCGGTGATCCTGGGGACCGGGCCGGAGCTGCTCGTCGAATTCCTGCCGCCCCAGCTCCGCGGCGAGGCCCCTCCGCGGCCGATCCGCCATCGCGGCGGCGGGGCGGACTTCCCGTCGCTCACCGTGGAGCTCGTCCGCCAGGGCATCCGGGCCGCCGGCGCCAATGCGAACGACCTCCACGACCGGATCGTCGGCCAGGTCGAGCGCGAGCTGATCCAGCAGGTGCTCCAGGCGTGCGACCGCGTCCAGATCAAGGCGGCCGCGCGGCTGGGCATCAACCGGAACACGCTCCACAAGAAGCTCTCCGAGTACCGGATCGACGAGAATGCCCCCGGCGGCCCCGCCCGCAACGGCGACGGCGGCGAGGCCGGCGACGCCCCCTCGAACCCCCGCGCCGACGACCCCATTTCCGACGACGAGTGA
- the lysA gene encoding diaminopimelate decarboxylase, producing MESFHYRDSRLYCEDVSVADLAARFGTPLYVYSEASILGTLESLQSAFVELDPLICYSVKANSNLGILKLMARHGSGFDVVSQGELYRVGLAGGEGSKTVFAGVGKTDEEIAAGLDAGVLMFNVESEAEMEAIARVAASRGRVAPIALRVNPDVDPKTHRYISTGKKQSKFGMDIERALRAGQAAAGMASLEMIGIHMHIGSQITTVEPYAGAVAKGVEVIRRLREMGHPIAWYNMGGGYGIAYKGKEARPVAEFASAIVPGVKAAGCRLAIEPGRVIAGNAGILVGRVVYTKQSGDKRFLIQDAAMNDLIRPALYESFHRIWPVDVPAGLPAPPEDYESEIAGTEPWDVVGPVCESGDFLAKDRSLPPLDRGDLIAVFSAGAYGMVMASNYNTRPRAAEVLVAGGEARLVRRRETYEDLVRQEVGI from the coding sequence ATGGAATCGTTCCACTACCGCGACAGCCGGCTCTACTGCGAGGATGTCTCCGTGGCCGACCTGGCCGCGCGCTTCGGGACGCCGCTGTACGTGTACAGCGAGGCGTCGATCCTCGGCACGCTCGAATCGCTGCAATCGGCGTTCGTGGAGCTCGACCCGCTGATCTGCTACTCGGTGAAGGCCAACTCCAACCTCGGCATCCTGAAGCTGATGGCCCGGCACGGCAGCGGGTTCGACGTGGTCTCCCAGGGCGAGCTGTACCGCGTCGGCCTGGCGGGGGGCGAGGGGTCGAAGACGGTCTTCGCGGGGGTCGGCAAGACGGACGAGGAGATCGCGGCGGGGCTGGACGCCGGCGTCCTGATGTTCAACGTCGAGAGCGAGGCCGAGATGGAGGCCATCGCCCGGGTGGCCGCCTCGCGAGGCCGGGTCGCGCCGATCGCCCTGCGGGTGAATCCCGACGTGGACCCGAAGACGCATCGCTACATCTCGACGGGCAAGAAGCAGTCCAAGTTCGGGATGGACATCGAGCGCGCCCTGCGGGCGGGCCAGGCGGCGGCGGGGATGGCCAGCCTGGAGATGATCGGCATCCACATGCACATCGGCTCCCAGATCACCACCGTCGAGCCCTACGCCGGCGCCGTGGCGAAGGGGGTCGAGGTGATCCGCCGGTTGCGCGAGATGGGGCATCCGATCGCCTGGTACAACATGGGCGGGGGGTACGGGATCGCGTACAAGGGCAAGGAGGCGCGGCCGGTCGCGGAGTTCGCGTCGGCGATCGTGCCCGGGGTGAAGGCCGCCGGATGCCGCCTGGCGATCGAGCCGGGGCGGGTGATCGCCGGCAACGCCGGCATCCTCGTCGGCCGTGTGGTATATACCAAGCAGTCCGGGGACAAGCGGTTCCTGATCCAGGACGCCGCCATGAATGATCTGATCCGGCCCGCGCTCTACGAGTCCTTCCACCGGATCTGGCCGGTGGACGTCCCCGCGGGCCTCCCCGCGCCGCCGGAGGACTACGAGTCGGAGATCGCCGGGACCGAGCCGTGGGACGTGGTCGGGCCGGTCTGCGAGAGCGGCGACTTCCTGGCCAAGGACCGCTCGCTCCCCCCGCTCGACCGCGGGGACCTGATCGCCGTCTTCTCCGCCGGGGCCTACGGGATGGTCATGGCTTCCAATTACAACACCCGCCCCCGCGCCGCGGAGGTCCTCGTCGCGGGCGGCGAGGCCCGCCTGGTCCGCCGCCGCGAGACCTACGAGGACCTGGTCCGACAGGAAGTCGGCATCTGA
- a CDS encoding HEAT repeat domain-containing protein, whose product MRGNRQTSSDRRGRGLPGGRAPSRARLRPRSAAARLLLALLVSGPVVALLTAVPAPAQPPGPELFAVDPRDPQELWAAIDYLVQTRQAAKAVPYLERFSKAEVSDEALAAIRERYGIGSILRLADDRATARYAEPLVARFAEASRRYATMPERLAALTAELTGSPQEQNFAVAGLREAGPYAVPAILEAMQKPGVPPEARALYVKNLGRLDRSTVPALLAAVEADDPAVAADAADALGRIGEPTAVPFLTYAAAAPGTPAPVKEAARAAIARLTGRPYGSRGHAPERVLSDAAWRFHRHEVEFPSDPVIVWAWDADRKVPAPRAMKKADAERALGLKLADQAVRLAPGDLDARAARASLALEGAVERVGFNDFPGKEQAAFDAAAKEGPGVLAEVLRRAAADGKDDLAAAAAMALARDIRPEDLARDGRPHPLVDALVAPGRRTQLAAARAIANLDPKGPFPGSSRVVPALARFLAAEPPPRAVVIDSNANRGSQVAGALSGLGYYALMELEGGQGFLAAADSADTELVFVAHALEGNRAWTLTDVLTNLKRDARTANLPVYVYGPLHLDVERPSIPRNFPGVKFIVQPVSPEVLGQLLGGRPSRLTPADRSRYAAEAASLLAKIAGRPDGPFAADLAAAGPALIFALNIPESRESAAAALAEVPTTGAQRSLADIVLDPAYEAPYRAAAARHLARSIARFGPLVSGDQETQLVADASSEPDAAAREAIAAAVSSLRARASGNTRTKSDASAPAPRAPGR is encoded by the coding sequence ATGCGTGGTAACCGCCAGACCTCCTCGGATCGACGGGGCCGGGGCCTCCCCGGCGGGCGGGCCCCGTCGCGGGCGCGACTCCGCCCGCGATCGGCCGCGGCCCGGCTCTTGCTCGCGCTGCTCGTCTCCGGTCCGGTCGTCGCGCTCCTGACGGCGGTCCCGGCCCCGGCGCAGCCGCCGGGGCCCGAGCTTTTTGCCGTGGACCCCAGGGACCCCCAGGAGCTCTGGGCGGCGATCGACTACCTGGTGCAGACCCGGCAGGCCGCCAAGGCCGTCCCCTACCTGGAGCGGTTCAGCAAGGCGGAGGTCAGCGACGAGGCCCTCGCGGCGATCCGCGAGCGGTACGGGATCGGCTCGATCCTCCGCCTGGCCGACGACCGGGCGACGGCCAGGTATGCCGAGCCCCTGGTCGCCCGCTTCGCCGAGGCCTCCCGCCGGTACGCCACGATGCCGGAGCGGCTGGCGGCCCTGACGGCCGAGCTGACCGGGTCGCCCCAGGAGCAGAACTTCGCGGTCGCCGGCCTCCGCGAGGCCGGGCCGTACGCCGTGCCGGCGATCCTCGAGGCCATGCAGAAGCCCGGCGTCCCGCCCGAGGCCCGTGCGCTCTACGTGAAGAACCTCGGCCGCCTCGACCGCTCCACCGTCCCCGCGCTGCTGGCCGCCGTCGAGGCCGACGACCCGGCGGTCGCGGCCGACGCCGCCGACGCCCTCGGCCGGATCGGCGAGCCCACCGCGGTCCCCTTCCTGACCTACGCGGCGGCCGCCCCCGGCACCCCCGCGCCCGTCAAGGAGGCCGCCCGCGCGGCCATCGCCCGGCTGACGGGCCGGCCGTACGGGTCGCGGGGGCACGCCCCGGAGCGGGTGCTCTCCGACGCCGCCTGGCGGTTCCACCGCCACGAGGTCGAGTTCCCCAGCGACCCGGTGATCGTCTGGGCCTGGGACGCGGACCGGAAGGTCCCGGCCCCCCGGGCGATGAAGAAGGCGGACGCCGAGCGGGCACTCGGGCTGAAGCTGGCGGACCAGGCGGTCCGGCTGGCGCCCGGCGACCTGGACGCCAGGGCCGCTCGGGCGAGCCTGGCGCTGGAGGGGGCCGTCGAGCGCGTCGGCTTCAATGACTTCCCGGGCAAGGAGCAGGCCGCGTTCGACGCCGCCGCGAAGGAAGGGCCCGGGGTCCTGGCGGAGGTCCTCCGCAGGGCGGCCGCCGACGGCAAGGACGACCTGGCGGCCGCCGCGGCGATGGCCCTGGCGCGGGACATCCGACCCGAGGACCTGGCACGGGACGGCCGGCCCCATCCCCTCGTCGATGCGCTGGTGGCCCCGGGGCGGCGGACCCAGCTCGCCGCGGCCCGCGCGATCGCGAACCTCGATCCCAAGGGCCCGTTCCCCGGGTCCAGCCGCGTCGTCCCGGCGCTCGCCCGGTTCCTCGCCGCCGAGCCCCCGCCCCGCGCGGTGGTGATCGACTCCAACGCCAACCGGGGCAGCCAGGTTGCGGGGGCGCTCAGCGGGCTCGGCTACTATGCCCTGATGGAGCTGGAGGGGGGCCAGGGCTTCCTCGCCGCCGCCGACTCGGCCGACACCGAGCTCGTCTTCGTTGCCCATGCGCTGGAGGGCAACCGCGCCTGGACGCTCACGGACGTGCTCACGAACCTGAAGCGCGACGCGAGGACCGCGAACCTGCCCGTCTATGTGTACGGGCCCTTGCACCTGGACGTCGAGCGGCCGTCGATCCCGCGCAACTTCCCCGGGGTGAAGTTCATCGTCCAGCCCGTGAGCCCGGAGGTCCTGGGCCAGCTCCTGGGCGGGCGGCCCTCGCGCCTCACCCCGGCGGACCGTTCCCGGTACGCGGCCGAGGCGGCATCCCTGCTGGCGAAGATCGCGGGCCGGCCGGACGGGCCGTTCGCCGCGGACCTCGCCGCCGCGGGGCCCGCTTTGATCTTCGCCCTGAACATCCCGGAGTCCCGGGAGTCCGCGGCGGCGGCCCTGGCCGAGGTCCCCACGACCGGGGCCCAGCGGAGCCTGGCCGACATCGTCCTGGACCCCGCCTACGAGGCGCCGTACCGGGCGGCCGCCGCGAGGCACCTGGCGCGGAGCATCGCCCGATTCGGGCCGCTCGTCTCGGGGGACCAGGAGACCCAGCTCGTCGCCGACGCCTCGAGCGAGCCCGACGCCGCGGCCCGCGAGGCGATCGCCGCCGCGGTCTCGTCGCTCCGCGCCCGGGCGTCGGGCAACACACGGACGAAATCCGACGCCTCGGCGCCGGCCCCGCGGGCACCCGGACGTTGA
- a CDS encoding helix-turn-helix domain-containing protein, which translates to MSEKRIRRSGTAWKKGEEIIDGLRELADVLRTGEPLEARFTVRKLKIAPPPQFTGEDVRRVRALLDASQAAFAGFLGVDASTVRSWEQGIRTPSVLACRMLSEIEADPGHWNRRLAACLIATDTREAPFKSDLGGQPTSKRRR; encoded by the coding sequence ATGAGCGAGAAGAGGATCCGGCGATCGGGCACGGCGTGGAAGAAGGGCGAGGAGATCATCGACGGCTTACGCGAACTCGCCGATGTCCTCCGAACTGGCGAGCCGTTGGAGGCTCGTTTCACGGTGAGGAAGCTCAAGATAGCCCCTCCTCCCCAATTCACCGGTGAAGATGTCAGGCGAGTGCGTGCGTTGCTGGACGCGAGCCAGGCAGCGTTCGCGGGCTTCCTCGGCGTGGATGCCTCGACGGTTCGCTCCTGGGAGCAGGGCATCCGCACCCCGAGCGTACTTGCCTGTCGCATGCTGTCGGAGATCGAGGCCGACCCGGGCCACTGGAATCGTCGCCTCGCGGCCTGCCTCATCGCGACGGATACGCGCGAGGCTCCTTTCAAGTCCGACCTCGGTGGGCAACCGACTTCCAAAAGACGTCGGTGA
- a CDS encoding DNA-methyltransferase, translating into MKAVPKTSAAPAEVPPGIELDRLHQGDCLKLFPTVATGSIDLVFADPPFNIGYEYDVYDDRRADEVYLDWTKEWGREVVRVLKPDGTFWLAIGDEYAAEMKVLFHRELGLSMRSWVIWYYTFGVHCTRKFARSHAHLFHFVKNPDRFTFNDAEIRVPSARQLVYLDSRANPAGRLPDDTWILRPQDVPGGFEPEGDTWYVPRVCGTFKERAGWHGCQMPEQLLGRIIRSCSNPNEVVLDPFGGSGTTLTVAKKLDRRFLGFELSPDYAAAINARLDATKVGQPLEGGADPMAGGKGRGNRARG; encoded by the coding sequence ATGAAGGCCGTGCCGAAGACATCCGCCGCCCCGGCCGAGGTCCCGCCGGGGATCGAGCTCGACCGCCTCCACCAGGGAGACTGCCTGAAGCTCTTCCCCACGGTGGCGACGGGCTCGATCGACCTGGTCTTCGCCGACCCGCCGTTCAACATCGGCTACGAGTACGACGTCTACGACGACCGCCGCGCCGACGAGGTGTACCTCGACTGGACGAAGGAGTGGGGCAGGGAGGTCGTCCGCGTCCTCAAGCCCGACGGCACGTTCTGGCTGGCCATCGGCGACGAGTACGCCGCCGAGATGAAGGTCCTCTTCCACCGCGAGCTCGGCCTGTCGATGCGGAGCTGGGTGATCTGGTACTACACCTTCGGCGTCCACTGCACGCGGAAGTTCGCGCGCAGCCATGCCCACCTGTTCCACTTCGTCAAGAACCCGGACCGGTTCACCTTCAACGACGCGGAGATCCGCGTCCCCTCGGCGCGGCAGCTCGTGTACCTGGACAGCCGGGCCAACCCCGCCGGCCGCCTGCCGGACGACACGTGGATCCTCCGCCCCCAGGACGTGCCCGGGGGCTTCGAGCCGGAGGGGGACACCTGGTACGTACCCCGCGTCTGCGGCACGTTCAAGGAACGCGCCGGGTGGCACGGCTGCCAGATGCCCGAGCAGCTCCTGGGGCGGATCATCCGCTCGTGCTCGAACCCCAATGAGGTCGTCCTCGACCCGTTCGGCGGCAGCGGCACCACGCTCACGGTCGCCAAGAAGCTCGACCGCCGCTTCCTCGGCTTCGAGCTCTCCCCGGACTACGCCGCCGCCATCAACGCGCGGCTCGATGCCACGAAGGTCGGCCAGCCCCTCGAAGGCGGCGCCGACCCCATGGCCGGCGGCAAGGGCCGGGGTAACCGGGCGAGGGGGTAG
- a CDS encoding carboxymuconolactone decarboxylase family protein yields MPEPQPPVATVRPVDPSEATGKVAEIFEDIKRTKDIDFVPRFWQVIATNPAQLEMVWSSLKAIMHPEAVGRTSRLDAVTREIIAVAVSATNGCPYCVNSHTAALRKLGLDAEAIGEMMAVVGLFNMTNAMANGYQIEPDVRPKQD; encoded by the coding sequence ATGCCCGAACCCCAGCCGCCCGTCGCCACGGTCCGGCCCGTCGATCCGAGCGAGGCGACGGGGAAGGTGGCGGAGATCTTCGAGGACATCAAGCGGACCAAGGACATCGACTTCGTGCCCCGGTTCTGGCAGGTGATCGCCACGAACCCGGCGCAGCTCGAGATGGTCTGGTCCAGCCTCAAGGCGATCATGCACCCGGAGGCCGTCGGCCGGACGTCCCGGCTGGACGCGGTCACGCGCGAGATCATCGCCGTGGCCGTCTCCGCGACGAACGGCTGCCCGTACTGCGTGAACTCGCACACCGCCGCCCTCCGCAAGCTCGGCCTGGACGCCGAGGCCATCGGCGAGATGATGGCCGTCGTCGGCCTGTTCAACATGACCAACGCGATGGCCAACGGCTATCAGATCGAGCCGGACGTGCGGCCGAAGCAGGATTGA
- the argH gene encoding argininosuccinate lyase → MVEASKAWGGRFASATDGRVERFTESISFDQRLFGHDIRGSIAHARMLAKVGLLTVEECRQIERGLLEIRAEIEAGTFRFLLEREDVHMNIEAALIERLGDVGRKLHTARSRNDQVATDLKLWTRDALDRIGERLVALQAAFVAGAERHREVIIPGYTHLQRAQPVLAAHDFLAHAEKLERDRSRVADCRKRLNVLPLGAAALAGTSLPIDRHEVARELEFDDVAANSLDVSSDRDFALESVFVLAMIAEHLAGWAEQWILWSTQEFGFLALPDAICTGSSIMPQKKNPDVLELIRGRVARVIGSLTTLMVLVKGLPLAYNRDLQEDKEPLFDAFDTVEACLELAAVVVDGARLRGDRIAERIEEGFLDATTLMEHLIERGVPQRTAHAVIGRLVGLCERKGLTRLADLTDADLAEADPALGTGARDRLGVANAVKAFRSYGSTAPAEVDRQIGRWKERLGL, encoded by the coding sequence CGAAGGCCTGGGGCGGCCGATTCGCGTCGGCAACCGACGGCCGCGTGGAGCGGTTCACGGAATCCATCTCCTTTGACCAGCGTCTCTTCGGGCATGATATCCGGGGATCGATAGCGCACGCGCGGATGCTCGCGAAGGTGGGACTGCTCACTGTCGAAGAGTGCCGTCAAATTGAGCGAGGCCTGTTGGAAATCCGGGCTGAGATCGAGGCGGGGACTTTCCGGTTCCTCCTGGAACGCGAAGACGTCCACATGAACATCGAGGCCGCGCTCATCGAGCGGCTGGGGGACGTCGGGAGGAAGCTCCACACCGCGCGGAGTCGCAACGACCAGGTCGCGACGGATCTGAAGCTCTGGACAAGGGATGCGCTGGACCGCATCGGCGAGCGGCTGGTGGCGTTGCAGGCCGCGTTCGTGGCGGGGGCGGAGCGGCATCGCGAGGTGATCATCCCCGGCTATACGCACCTCCAGCGGGCCCAGCCGGTCCTCGCCGCGCATGACTTCCTCGCCCACGCGGAGAAGCTGGAGCGCGACCGCAGCCGGGTGGCCGATTGCCGGAAGCGGCTCAACGTCCTCCCGCTCGGGGCCGCGGCCCTGGCGGGGACGAGCCTGCCCATCGACCGGCACGAGGTGGCCCGGGAGCTCGAGTTCGACGACGTGGCGGCCAACAGCCTGGACGTCTCGAGCGACCGCGACTTCGCGCTCGAGTCGGTCTTCGTCCTGGCCATGATCGCGGAGCACCTCGCCGGCTGGGCGGAGCAGTGGATCCTCTGGAGCACGCAGGAGTTCGGGTTCCTGGCGCTGCCGGACGCCATCTGCACCGGCAGCAGCATCATGCCGCAGAAGAAGAACCCGGACGTGCTGGAGCTGATCCGCGGCCGGGTGGCCCGCGTGATCGGCTCGCTGACGACGCTCATGGTCCTGGTGAAGGGCCTCCCGCTGGCGTACAACCGCGACCTCCAGGAGGACAAGGAGCCGCTCTTCGACGCCTTCGACACGGTCGAGGCGTGCCTCGAGCTGGCGGCCGTGGTCGTGGACGGCGCGAGGCTCCGGGGCGACCGCATCGCCGAACGCATCGAGGAAGGCTTCCTGGACGCGACGACCCTGATGGAGCACCTGATCGAGCGCGGGGTGCCCCAGCGCACGGCCCACGCCGTGATCGGCCGGCTGGTGGGCCTCTGCGAGCGGAAGGGCCTGACGCGGCTCGCCGACCTGACCGACGCCGACCTCGCCGAGGCCGACCCGGCCCTCGGCACGGGGGCCCGCGATCGGCTCGGCGTGGCCAACGCCGTCAAGGCGTTCCGCTCCTACGGCTCGACCGCGCCGGCGGAGGTCGATCGGCAGATCGGCCGGTGGAAGGAAAGACTCGGACTGTAG